Within the Bradyrhizobium cosmicum genome, the region GCGCGACAATTGCCCGTCCGCGCACAGGATCGTCTCCACCTGTCCGGCTGGTGTGTCCGCGAGCGTGCAGCCGGTGGCCACGACGTCGATGCGGCGCTGGCCCGCAAGCGCCACGCACGCCGCGCGCAAGCCTTGCGCGTCGGAGATGGTGGTGCCCGAGAGCAGCTCGAGCTCGAACTGGTTCGGTGTGATCAGATTCGCTGCCGTCAGCAGGCGGTGGCGGACCACGTCCAGAATGCCATCGGCAACATAGACGCGGCCGTCGTCGCCGATCACGGGGTCGCACACATAGACCAGCTTCGAATTGCGCGTCAGCGCCCGCTCGGCGAAATCGGCGATCGCCGCGGCGTTGCCGGGCGAGCCGAGATACCCGGTGACGAGCACCGCGGCCTCGTCGACGAGATCGCGCTCCTCCACGCCTCTCAAGAGATCGGCGACGAGCTCGGT harbors:
- the pdxY gene encoding pyridoxal kinase codes for the protein MLVISIQSQVVHGHVGNSAAAYAMQAEGVNVAAVPTTLLSNHPRYPTLRGRVLETELVADLLRGVEERDLVDEAAVLVTGYLGSPGNAAAIADFAERALTRNSKLVYVCDPVIGDDGRVYVADGILDVVRHRLLTAANLITPNQFELELLSGTTISDAQGLRAACVALAGQRRIDVVATGCTLADTPAGQVETILCADGQLSRFATPRLPIRPSGTGDLLTGLIAAHLAKGRAMEAAVRLAVETVFAVLVRTQEAGTAEMRLVPLPTPGRQP